The DNA window ttttattgtttaatgctAAAAATCCAAAATTTTTCACGCAAACTTCACACTTTTAATAGTTAAATACCACCATTGTGCCCTTGAACGAATCTCAGAAACACCGAGGCTGCTGGGTAACACATTACTATTTGTAGCATCCGTGCAATAGAACAAAACCCAAATCATCACACTcattgctattttacatttagccTCTACGTGATTGTCTTGAAAAGGCCTGATTACCTGATAAATACTGTGTTATTACGGATGCCTTGTGCGAATCATTTCTGGACCGCTCTGAAGTGGTCTTCTAACTGTTTGACACTGACGTCCCTCTCCTGCCTAATGACAGATCCATTCAGCAGCAGCGGACGGTACCGACACACAAGATTACAAAATAAGACGCTCTCGCCGTCAACTCCTTTGTTACGAGTCTAATGACCTCCACACTTGTGACGGTGTGGCAGTTTTTGTATCCATTAGAATCCAGGCGTGTGTTTCTAACTGAATGGGACGGATGGGATGGCGATGTGGATTATGTACAGCTGTGTGTATAAAATAGCTTTTCCTGCTCCCTCTTGCAGCTAGCTGTGTGTCGTGTGGGCAATTTCGGGATGAGATGGTCGTTACGTACCCATCTGAAACCTATCAGCCTTAACCCTCATTTGCTAGTGTGTACGCCATAAACTTTTACTTGAAATATGAAATCATGATTGGAACTTGATATTTGGCACATGTGAGTTAAAGGGAAAGCGAGAGAAAGATGTCCTTACCTGACAGTATTTTAAGTTTACATGTTTTTTTAGGTGTTTTACCTTCTAGCAGGtacgttttctttctttttcgagTCAGATTTGTACATGCAACCCTCATCTAAGTAAGCTTTAGGAGAATTGCCATTGATTTTTGATTCAGCCGCTTTGAACATCTTTTTAACCTGTTTGAATTCTGGAGGATAATTCCCAGTGATATGCATAGAGTGTTACCCTCATGatattcataatgtttttttttttttatattatttttaaatatacattaatttgGGCTCCTGTGTATTACATGAGGTTGCTAAGATAAACTTTTGGGAATATGGCAGTTGAAAATGATATTAAAACACTCGCCTGTCATCCCTGAGACTGCAGGCTTATTGAATGCTGGGATGCACCCATAAAGTAGCCGTATAGCAGAGAGACgcatcattttgttttttaaggttttttttttgtttttttgtttttttggtaccTGGTTTTGGGTCTCAATGTGTCCACATTGTCTGGCCGTTGAGGTACTTTGTGTATTATATGTACATTTGACATATTTATAAAAGCAAGATGTAAATAATTCcttttgttgttgcttttattGAGCTGTTTGATAGCTTTATGTTGTTCCTTTTAGTTTGCCATTGTTTTTTAATTGCTCCTTCGGAACCTGATGGAGCGCTTTCATGAGAGTTAGCTGTTGTGTGATTGAATGCTTGCTCCAATAAAATGATTTCTACCATGAATACCTGAGAAGGTTTGTCATTCATTCCTTGTTCATAAGATTATGAATATGTGTGCTTAGGACTGTCAAAATGTCAAGCTTTTTTGTGTTAACTCTAAACACATGATCATggaatatgtataaaatattttcatgaaaagtTGATGgaatcttttacattttagttcATATAGGTCATCAGTATCTAGTTTAGTCCTAAAAACTGACTAATAAGCTCTTAAATAGTATGCTTTGTATAATCGTTCACAAAAAGTACACTAGCATTCCTTACAGGAAACCAGATCTAAATCTTAATAGCATCATATTTTACTTGTATGGAGCGCTTCTGTGATGATGTAGTTTTGTAGGCCAACCCAAAAAACTTTATCCAACAAAATTGTATGATTCTTACACATCTTGTTCATCATGTTACCTTTCACAAATAAAACCAACTTGtatgaattttgaagcctaaatgcAGTTGCCAAATACAAATCTACAGTTAGGCTTTTAGCATCACAACtaatgttctttaaaatgttcaaaaagttggGAGTCAAAAAAATCCTGATGGATCAAAACAATTCTGATGGATAAGAAAATAGTTCCAATTTGAATTTCTATCATATTTTGAAACCATACCAATGAGATTCTTATTGGACTTGAGGTTCCTGtgagaatttgtatttttatgtacatTGTCTTCGTAAACAAGAAGCTGCAAAGAAATTGAACAGAATTTTACAGAATCTTAATGGTTCCAAAATATGATAGAAATGAATCCTGTACACTTTTCTTATTGGAATCCTTTAGTATAATTGGCTTGTGAGAAGGCTAAATTACTTTAGCTTTTCGTGGCCTATACCATTTAGCCACTTGTGTTTGAGTGGGGTATTACATATGTCATATAATAATCTAAAAGCCTGGGTTAGCTACACACCTTATTTCAGGCATTAACCAAAAAcccataaacattttttttatcagtaggATAGAACCGGAAGTTCAGAACCACCTGCATGGTTGTGACGTAAACAAAATGAATCTGGAAGATATTTGTGCTTAAAACtcgttttgtttatatatattagcatatatATGCTCCTCTCAAAGCTTCCAGACATGGACTAAAAGCGCGAAAAAGTCAATTTAGCTTTCATAGGCTGTTTAATtgtctttttatgttttctttcctCGCATTCTCTCAATCTTGCATTTTATCCCTTGTTCTTTCTTTCCCGTCCTCGTCTGAATTCTccgccactctctctctctctctcgctcttctcAGTGCGTTAATTTGCCTGAGAATGCATTAGCTGTAATGAGAGCTGAAGGCCGAGGGAATCCTCCAGGGTTCCATTAATCATGGCCCCTCAGACAGCCAACCTTGATTACAAGTGGCAAGAAATTCATTAGAGCCGCGCCTCTGACAACTTTTATCTCCGCCACTAGCTCTGACTCATTAGGCAGCCAAATTAAGGCTATGATGGCACTGATGAAATTCATCGCTTGTTTATCCTGTGTGATTTGATGCATCTGCCCATACATCAGCGGCGTGGGCGTCCACCAGACACTCCCCAGGATTCAGGCCTCGGCTTCCCGTCCCTCCTCTTCCAAGACTCGGCCGCTTCCGCCGAGGAACGGGAATAGCCAGTGTCTCGCGCTTCTTAACGATCCGTTAATGAAACAAATGCTCGGATATCAATTAAGCAATTAATCTGATTGTCATAATGAGAGTGTTCCGCTCTTGACAAGCTGTGCTGGTATTCCCATCACCGCATCCTCGGAACAGCACCTTGTGGAATATCTCTGTAGGCTATTTGGTTTGcgagtcatattttttttttttttttttttttttttttttttagtggcgGTGCTATAATAATTAAAGCTAGTATAATTGGCATAATGAGAATGCTAATTAGCAGAGTCTCTAAATGAGGGGATATGTAAATGCAACAGCTCATAGGCATTTACCACTAGCGGTTACTGGAGGCTGAAGCAATTAACTTCCACACTCGTGTCAGAGCGACATGCTGACAATACAAGTCAAGAAAGTTCAGAGATTCCTCATTAGTTTATGAGATTGTTTTCTGCGTGTGTAATTTATGGGATTGTTTTTCACCCTTTAAGTGAGCTCGTTTCATCAAATAAAAACAGTTCGGTCTAAATGTGAAGACATGAGCTCTGCAACAGGTTTTTCAGAAGGTCAGGGTGCAGTTTTATGGAGGGTGTGGATTCAAGACTCGGTGTGCTTTCGTTCTGTCTATTAGCACTTATGAGAGAAAACAGTTGCTGGTGTGTCTTACATCATGGTACGTTACACTTGGCATCCTGTTGATGTTTCTAGCCATGATGAAGCAGCTTCCAGTTATGGCCACACTGGTTGTGCCtaattcctgtagctcaaacagcagAGCATTATGCCAGGACCATGAGATAAATGCgtgtataaatgcataaatgtgatcctgtcatgttcacacagcagcagaagatGGGTGTTGTTAGTCCTGTTTCTTTCTACATGACGCTCCAGAGAACAGCATAAAGAAtggttattttaaaaagtaagaaTTACTAGATGATCATGTCTTTTGGTTACTTATAATTCTTTGCTCAGAAGAAGACAAGAATTGTTGCACCCCTGATGAGAGGACAGCCTGTTGCCATGGTTATCATCACTGTGTCAATCATCAACCAGTTTGCAGGTGTGACTCCTGTATTCCGTTCACACACAGTACAGTGATTAAGATTAAAATTCTCTTGTCATTTTTGTGTATGTGGCCTATGACTAGATTTCTACTTTGAAAACCAGATATATATCAAATGTACTATATGAATGTGTGTTATCATTCATGCTGTTTAGTTTTCATATTATACTCCTGTacataaatttagcattacatttctGTTGCTCAAACTAGCAATGCCAAGGTcttgggtttgattcccaggaaacacatgAGTTGATCAAATGTTATCTTGAATcagtgtaagtcgctttggataaacacatctgctaaatgcataaatgtaaatagctTACCTTCATGCAAAGCATATTTTCAGCATTGCACTATATGTTGATGTAGTCTGTGAACAGACTGTAGTGACTGAATGAGACTCAACCCTGGaacgaagagagagagagagacccagcGTGGTCTTTTGCTCTCTCCTGTAATGATTGATGTTGAAGTTCATTACAGTGTGTTGGATATGACCAGTGTAATAGAGCTCCATCACTCTCATCTGAGACAGCACGGCCTCCCAAAGAGAGACAAATGAGTCCCGTGCTCATTAACaaaaaacctctctctctctctctctcacacacacacacacacacacacactctttctctctctctctttagatgACCTGCACTGGTCATCATAGATTCTAATGATTGTTGTCTGCTGCTTTGGGTCAATGTAAGTCTTTCTCAATTATGTTTGTATAAGTGTGCTTTCATATTCAATGTCTCTAATTATATAAGTAGGCCCTACTTAAGCTGAGACTTTTAAGTCACAGTTATGGAACAAATAAGCTAAGTTCAGACATGCACATTAGCTgtattgaatacttttttttaaagtatattggaGCATGAAGGTTGTCATGCAAACTGTGAATTTTAAGTATTTTCCTCATGTAGCTATATAGTCCCATTTAACATTATAATTAATGTTTCACAGGCTAAACGGTTTATGTTTCATGTCAAAGTCATCCAAATTGAATATCTGCATAAGTTTATGTTGAATGAAAATATAGACTGCagataatacatgttttgtcttttttttaagaagGCCAAAAGAAATGATTCAGACCAATAATGCTCATTTAAAGAGAAGAGATGTGGAAGGCTCAAGCTTCACAATGCTTACACGttctgcaaaataaaataaatctatgttCAGTTTTAACCAGAAGGATAATAATTGTACCCCAAGGTGTCTTGACGCTGATGACAGATGTGCTCTGTTACCTGTTCAAAATGCATCAAATAAAGTAAACTTGCCTAATGTAAAGAAGAGGTAAGACACATTTAAAGGATCCACAACTATTTCTAAGAAAAGAAAATAGGGATCTAAGTTGTGACCTgcacattaaaatgataaataccCTGGAAAGAGATATTGCAAAATGAACATTTcctgatattatttattttttcttaatatataaaGTTTCAACAATggacagtatgtatgtatgtatgtatgtatgtgtgtgtatatatatatatatatatatatatataatgttagcaTTATTGTTATATATCAATTGTATATAATAATTCAATTTTGTATGCTTATTATTTCCTTATATGTTTACTAAACTATGGTcattgtataattaattattattaactggACTTTGTAGTTAAATTagcctacatttattttaaggacgagtaaataaataaataaataaataaacaaataaaagtgatCAAATAGTTGCCAATAAGTAATTGCTAGTAGACACTTTAGGATAATGTTtggtataaaatatatatcagtGAGTCAATGACTTGGTCAGTAATTCATTAATCCGTTCGCAAAGAGACAaaaattaaaacagcatttaagAAGAACCAACATGCAACTCTGAACAGTTTTATGCAACCATATTGCACATTTATTGTGACGTCGATGGGAATATATCACTCTGTCATTGTGTTCTTGAGCTTATTTATTTCCATCACCggctttttttttcacaaagaacTTGGTGGAGATTCCGCCTCTAAGGGACAGAAATGCTTTAAGAGCACATGCAAAAATGGTCGAAACAACGAGAACGGCCCGTTAAAAATCATACGGGAAAATAAGACAACAAATGGCAACATGCAAAAACTCACTGGACAGCAACttataaatacttatttaaaaaagaaaaggtctCTTTACAGTCTGGTATAGTGCACATTTGTGTCGCATGGacacatttaatatttacaaatgtacaaaataataaattagaaataaagacattttagaGGAGAGAAGGAAAAGAACAAACCTGAACGTAATGTCGATATTGAACAGATATAAAAGTCGATAACaccttaaaataactgttaaatgCTTAACAGGTCACGTGTTAGCCTACGTTTAAATATCATAAACTTTGATTCATATAGGCTATTCAGAATTGAATGTAGGCTATATATAGCCTAAACCCGTTAAGCATTTAACAGGACACTTGTTTTTAATTGATGAAAGTCGACAAAGTGTTACCTAAAAGTCACTGAACATCCTTCTAGATACAAGAATTGTCTCCTTTTAGGTGTGCTTCATGCATCTGTAGTGTGTGACCCCTGACCTGTGGGAACGTGGGTCATGTAAATGTTCGTTTGGTGAGTTCAGGGTCATTTTCATTGAGGAGTTCATGGCCTGCTGCCCGGTTCGATCTGTTGATGTTGACTCCGCACCGTGAACCTGTTGACATGCACGGGAATGGGCACCACGATTTTGGGGTTCCTGACGGGCTCCCCGGATCTGTTGTTGACGTTCCCGGCTTTGATGCGTTTCCATTTGGCCCTGCGGTTCTGGAACCAGATTTTGACCTGGACCTCGCTGAGTTTGAGCGCGTGCGCGATCTGAGAGCGCTCGGTGAGGGACAGATACTTCTTACAGTGAAACTCCTTCTCGAGTTCCAGCAGCTGCTCGCTAGTGAAAGCAGTCCTCCTCCTCCGGCTCTTTCCCGCCGAGCTGCCCGGCGGTAACGCGTCCTGTGAGCCGCCTTTGAGTTTACTTTTCTGGGACGCTGAAGCGCAGGTGTTCCCGTCGGAGAAGCTTTCGTTCTCGCTGTCGGCTGAACTGTCCTCCCTGTCACTGCACGCGGCCTCCGCTGATTTCAGGTCCAGTTTCTCATCATCTGAACTATAGAGTTTGGTCTCGCCtgaaaagaatgaaaatgaaGACATTAATCATTACAAATATTCCACACAGATTTGTGCAGTTCAAAAGACAAAAGTGGGATTTAGGTGAAACATTTCGACACTCTAAAATCTAAGTTTAACTAATAGTTAGGCTAAATTGTGAAGAGTCATTTTTGACATCCTCGAAATAATTGGGATGTatcaaaaaaaagagaaagaaatagaaataattagaaattagaaataaTTCGTCAAATTCTCtaacaagattaaaaaaaatgttaagtgcACTAGAACATTAACTAGGCTATTTATTGTTTGATTTCAGCTTGATTCTATAGACATTATTCCataaatattctaaaaaaaacttaatataatCTTACAATTCTAAAACTGACTTTTACATTTATAACTGTTCATTTATAACTGCGAGTTCATTGCATGTTTTCGATGACgaatgttttaaaatatggtGTTTAAACTCGAAAGCTCTATTAGAAATGGCAGTAGGCTTTTATAACATGTTTTatgaggaaaatatatattttataatagttatgaaataataaaacactgtGCTGAaactacagaatttttttttttgtttataccgTCTGCTTTGTGATTCAGTCTGCTCTTTAAAATATCTAATACTGCAGGAATTATTTAGAAATATCACAAAATATTATTCTTAAAACCCAAATCGTTTTTTTTAGCATTGTTTCGAAACTCTCCAGTGACAGGAGTGAAGGCCTGTTCAACCTGAATAAAAATCAAATGACAATAGACGTTTTCAAGCTCTGATGTGTTCATTTGTCTTTCGATAATTCTATGAACTCCAAAAGAACAATGACAGATGATAAAATGCACTGTTATTCCAGCACACAAAACGACTATTTTAAACAACGTTGGTGAATTTTCATTCAAAGGCCATTGCCTTTTTTTCTTAACTTTCAAAGTGGCATGACATTTCTTACTGAATGTAGGCTACAACCATCTTAAAGTCCATGCATAAGGCTTTTATGGAGTTCcacatagttaaaaaaaaaagttcctgaaTTATTTTTTTGCGGCCCTTTATGTTCACCAAAAGCGCATCATTCTtatcaaaaactatatatatatatatataaaatcgttttacatttacattaaaagttattttacttCGCATATTGGTTTATGGGTTTATATCTAACTCAACAATTGCAGATTCCTAAAGAACTAGAGAATAAAAGTTTGTTGTGGAACTTTCGGCGTCAGCCCGTAAAACCCTTTGGGTTCTAAACAGAACGTTTATTTTGAATGAGTGCAGTTCGAACCTTTTGCGCTCGTAATTAAACCACCTGTCAAAGTGAGAGTTCGTGTCTGGTGCTCACCTGCAACCGCCTGAAAAGTTTCCGTGAAATTGAGGAGTTCAGAGCCCTTGAGTTCGTCATGTGGGCTCTCCTGCCGGTTCATCCCCGTCCCGTCCGCGCCTAACCGGGGTCCCGGCATCTCCTGCGGGGGATAGAAACTATCTGGAGGGTCCGAGAAACTGGGCAGGGTGGTGGTGAGCGCCACCATGGAGGGCATTCCCGGCCCCAGCCCCGCGCAAAAAGTGTTGGTCAGGCGCCCCGCGAACGATGCCAACGGCGCCAAGGGAGGGATGCCCGACGGTAACGACGAATGCGACAGGGCTTGTGGAATCATAAGCGGTCGGTACGGCATAAACATCGGGTAGCCCGTGTAGAGCAGGTGGCCCGGCCGGGGCTGTGGAGTGCCAATCAAAGAATCAATGGAAAACGCCGTGCCTGGACCGCTCGGTCTCTGCATGGTGAACTGCGCGCGGGCTGCTCGTATAAATCCCGTGCACTGGCCTTCTGAGACAAATCACCCGAATGTGGTCCACGGTTATCCTGATGGTGCTGTAGGGTCCTCGCCGTCCAACTGACTGAGACCTGATGCGTTTTTTTGTCTGGAGCTCTCAGTGTCTCAGCCTCTGTTTGTCACATACTGAGacataaacacacacgcacagccctctctctcactctctcgcgcactccctctctctctttctctcggttATCATCAATACAAGAGGATAGAAAGGGGAGTTGCCCTGGAGACTCATCCATCTTCCTCAAATTACGCTTCATTTCCTTATTCAGTCCCTGACTTTTTAGGCCGCCTAGAGAGAAGGGGGGTAGTTTCCCAGTGGGTCAAGTCCCCTCCTCTGGAAAGCGACTGCGCTGACCACACCAACCCAATCaactattattaattttgattgaTGATAAGTAATTACTTTGTATTCAAGGGAAGATATATAACAACGGTTCTTTTGTTGATTCTTTCAGAGGCCGATGGCATCGAGTCGCGAGGGCGGAGAGGCAGATGTTTGGCCCTCTTGTGAGAGAGACTCTTTTCTATTCTGTTGGGAGAAAGAGTGAATCTGGACGACAATTATCCCCAAGAGAGAGATTTCACTGATGAAATGACGTTTGAATGTAGAGATCTGTGTGAACTCCTGATAAAATTGGGAGGAAATTACAAAGTATGGCTATAAATATCTATATCTGTTTATAGATGGGTTTTCTAGatgatgaaaataagaaatgtctaCATTTAGTTGAACAAACATATCGAGTTCTTGGAAAAGCAATTTTATATAGACTAGCTAttagttaaacctttttttttaaagtgtatatacaactttaaacatttttgtcaaaataactttttttatattggcTACATATGATTTTTAAAAGTCAGGAATAGGGTGAGAATTTTGGGAGGGCCTGATCCTCCTAATTACACTTTGAACCTCCCTAAAGTCAGTCAAAACAAACGGTGGGGGGATTCTGGGATGTGAAATGTAAAGTATCCTATACAtttgtgtggaaatgtaaaatgtatacatttcaaaCGCGTTTTCAAATAACGTTTCAGTCACTACAGAAGTTCAGCAACGGCGCGAAAATCGCTATTGCGTTTGCCTGAGggggtaaccatagcaacagaagGCAGCGCGAGCGCTTTCCGTTGTGACACAGGCGGAACTTCGACAAAACAAGTAGGCCAACTGTCATTTTGTATCACTTTGTTCAATATTTTGTACAATGTTTTGaaattttataacaaaaaaagttttgtttagaTGGTTTCCGTCATGTTTGTGATGTAGGTAGGAAAAAAGACCGATTAAATTCCGTAGACGTTTAAACACATATAACATTagtacatttatgacagaaattcCCTGAAAGTCACCCAATAATTCATGAATATCAATAAGTTTTTTCATTGGACCTCAacctgtctttttttattaaaaatgtatttttgaaattTACATTGACCCCCTGAGGGTTCAAGGAAGTTAGTCCTATCTTAATTCAGCCTTTTAaagagacatttttattttttcaagctcTGGATCATATCAAAATGACTGCAGTTCATAAATCGAAAACGTGTTTATCATAACAGATGTTCAAGTCATTGTATGAAatcaattttaatgtatttttaaagatcCACACAAAAAAGAGCTTCAGATATTTAGAGGAAAGCTCTTTGGTTGAAAATTACAGATAATTTGACAAGATGTTAGGTAACGTTACACAGAAAATTAAGAAGGGCCAGACTTTAAGAGAAAAAGTAACCAATTCCATCCGTTAATGGTTGAGAATCTAATTtcgattttaaaagaaaaataataaaaggaaaaaaaactaagaaaagggCTCTAAAATTGTACCCTCTGAGCGGTTTCTCTTTCCCCGCTAAGCATTAATTTAATCGGAGATCATTTTACCGTTTAAATGCCAATTCACTTCTGATGATGATTAGGCGCTATTGAGTCCTGCGGGGCGCGAGCTCTCCAACTGGCCGTCTGATTGCGCGAGGACATAAACACATCACCTCCGACTCTGATTAGCGATGGAGGACCCACAGATGCTAATTATTCTTATAATTGCAAATGACTCCATTCAGGAGCAGTGCTCTTTGATCTATTGAAACCAGACAgcgttctctctccctctctctctctcacgctacTGAATGGGATACAATCAGAGGCCCCCTCCTCCTGGTCATCTTATATGAGACTTTTATCAAAGATCTGCTCGCAGACAATTGCGAATAACCTTTGTTCTTCAATATATGTTACTACTACACATGAAGACAGAAATCACAAACCAAGGCTTTATCTTTGACGCTTTGTATCCGAATAGTGCAGCGTTATAgggaaaacatattttattgctAAACTATGCTGTGATTGCAGTGATCTGTGTGTGAGGATAATACAGGAATATTAGCACACCAGGTCAGAATATGCATAAAGTtgacatttgaataataaaatgtcaaaGGTGCACTTCACCAGCATccaacctaataataataataataataataataataataataataataatacgtatcattaataataaatatgttaatacaATTCaaccacaattattattatttaataatttgttgtGGTAAATCTTTTTACTTATATGTCCATTGCATAGTATTGCAGTTTTTTTAAGATGACAGGATCATTAAACACTTGAGGCCCTCACATTGTCCCCCATTATTCTGCGCTCCGCCTTTACTTCTGCTTACCATTCAAGTGCATGCTTCTTCATGACATAATCATATCACATAATATGTCCACATATCTCTGCGTGGCTAGAGGATGTCGCTCCTTTCTCAGAGTTGATAATAGCTTGTAACAAAAATGAACGGGATGCATACTTGTGGAGCTTAACagtttgaaaataatgtaatcagTAGCTTTCATATCTAAAAAGTTTACATCTAAAAATGAATTCACTGACAGAGACAAACCCCTTTTGCAACGGATACCTTCTTGTCCAATCATGACCTTACAAATGTTGAATATGAATGTCAAATCACTGAATTGTAATGTTTCAGCAAGCTTTTCTTTTGTCCTCTGTTAATATAAATTATGGCGTGAAAAAGGATAATGAGAAAATGTAAGGAAAACCTCAGTGTAGgtaagcaaatcagtcaaaccTAGCACTTAAAAATTGACAATTTGATAAAATACAATAGAACAATCGAGCCTTGCCTTCCTGAAGAatgctttttatataatttaaatcagtttttgaACATATTTACTGGAAAATACCTAAATGCATTTATAGCTAGCCCACTAATCAGTAAGATTTGAATGTAGTGCATAAATTGATACATTAGTAAATTAGCTAAAATTAATTTGTTACAttagtaaaaatactttttaaaaatgtcattttacaagc is part of the Carassius gibelio isolate Cgi1373 ecotype wild population from Czech Republic chromosome B24, carGib1.2-hapl.c, whole genome shotgun sequence genome and encodes:
- the LOC128013410 gene encoding homeobox protein GBX-1-like, with product MQRPSGPGTAFSIDSLIGTPQPRPGHLLYTGYPMFMPYRPLMIPQALSHSSLPSGIPPLAPLASFAGRLTNTFCAGLGPGMPSMVALTTTLPSFSDPPDSFYPPQEMPGPRLGADGTGMNRQESPHDELKGSELLNFTETFQAVAGETKLYSSDDEKLDLKSAEAACSDREDSSADSENESFSDGNTCASASQKSKLKGGSQDALPPGSSAGKSRRRRTAFTSEQLLELEKEFHCKKYLSLTERSQIAHALKLSEVQVKIWFQNRRAKWKRIKAGNVNNRSGEPVRNPKIVVPIPVHVNRFTVRSQHQQIEPGSRP